Proteins encoded within one genomic window of Companilactobacillus zhachilii:
- the lacA gene encoding galactose-6-phosphate isomerase subunit LacA, whose amino-acid sequence MKIALASDKAGFELKNYIKSYLENEGKDYEIVDLSEEPAADFVDSSTAVAHAVLDGKTDRGIMFDEYGTGSAMASNKIHGMVTANVTEENTAHMTTQHNGAKSIAIGAGIVGKKRAESIVDEYLGVNYAGGRHQIRLDMLEKLY is encoded by the coding sequence ATGAAAATCGCATTAGCTTCAGATAAAGCAGGATTTGAATTAAAGAATTACATCAAGAGTTATCTTGAAAATGAAGGCAAAGATTACGAAATCGTTGACCTTTCAGAAGAACCAGCTGCTGACTTCGTTGATTCATCAACTGCCGTTGCACACGCTGTTCTTGATGGTAAGACAGACCGTGGAATTATGTTTGATGAATATGGTACAGGTTCAGCTATGGCAAGTAACAAGATCCATGGCATGGTAACAGCTAACGTTACTGAAGAAAACACAGCTCACATGACAACACAACACAATGGTGCTAAGTCAATCGCTATTGGTGCAGGCATCGTTGGTAAGAAGCGTGCTGAATCAATCGTTGATGAATACTTAGGTGTTAACTACGCTGGTGGACGTCACCAAATCCGTTTGGACATGTTGGAAAAACTATATTAA
- a CDS encoding DeoR/GlpR family DNA-binding transcription regulator, translating to MLKKERFLKILSELDKNDIVTVNDLTTLLNCSDMTIRRDLEELSESGKLIRIHGGAQKVSVSPLEEASHVEKRQVHIKEKQEIAKLAANQIDNFDTIFIGPGTTLELIAQNINKDINSLRVVTISIPVFESFKNSDLNCELILAGGIYRSRSGTLIGALASNAVSGLKFDKAFVGVNGIQNSQIMTANTEEGRIQSVALNNSQTKYIVTDKYKLNRNDFYTFYSLDDVDYLVTNKSTSKETMDYYQQYVRLITK from the coding sequence TTGTTAAAGAAAGAACGCTTTCTAAAGATACTATCGGAATTAGATAAGAACGATATCGTTACTGTTAACGATTTAACTACATTATTGAATTGTTCTGATATGACCATCCGTCGTGATCTTGAGGAATTGTCAGAATCTGGCAAGTTGATCAGGATTCACGGTGGAGCCCAAAAAGTTAGCGTTTCTCCATTAGAGGAAGCTTCACATGTGGAAAAACGTCAGGTTCATATCAAAGAAAAACAAGAAATAGCTAAACTGGCAGCTAACCAAATTGATAATTTTGATACTATCTTTATCGGTCCAGGAACAACGCTTGAATTGATTGCTCAGAATATTAATAAAGACATTAATTCTTTGAGAGTCGTGACAATTAGTATTCCTGTCTTTGAAAGCTTTAAAAATTCAGATCTTAACTGTGAATTGATTTTAGCAGGTGGAATTTATCGTAGCCGTTCAGGAACATTAATTGGTGCTTTGGCAAGCAATGCTGTGAGTGGATTGAAATTTGACAAAGCATTCGTCGGTGTCAATGGTATTCAAAATTCACAAATTATGACTGCCAACACTGAAGAAGGTCGGATTCAAAGCGTTGCTTTAAATAACTCTCAGACAAAATACATCGTGACTGACAAATATAAGTTGAATCGTAATGATTTCTATACTTTCTATAGTTTAGACGATGTAGATTATCTAGTTACTAACAAGAGCACTTCAAAAGAAACAATGGATTACTACCAGCAATATGTAAGACTTATTACCAAATAA
- a CDS encoding PTS sugar transporter subunit IIA, producing the protein MGELATDQLFSENEVYISKASTQEEVFREIADSLLKKDLVTKDFINNLLEREQNYPTGIDMSVVSPKIPNIAIPHTESEFVKARMIVPIKLDKEISFHNMIDPSKEFPVKFLFMILNNDPEGQSNILAQIMDFMARTSENELVPFFKSEDPKEIYSFLNRKFTKYAKSNE; encoded by the coding sequence ATGGGTGAATTAGCTACTGATCAACTATTTAGCGAAAACGAAGTTTATATCTCAAAAGCTTCGACACAAGAGGAAGTGTTTCGCGAAATAGCTGATTCTTTATTAAAGAAGGACCTTGTAACTAAGGACTTCATTAACAATTTATTGGAACGTGAGCAAAACTATCCAACTGGAATTGACATGTCAGTCGTATCACCAAAGATACCAAACATTGCCATTCCACATACGGAGAGCGAATTCGTTAAGGCTCGAATGATTGTTCCGATTAAATTGGACAAAGAAATTTCTTTCCATAATATGATTGATCCATCGAAAGAATTTCCAGTGAAGTTTTTGTTCATGATTTTAAACAATGATCCAGAAGGTCAATCAAACATTTTGGCTCAAATCATGGACTTCATGGCTCGTACTTCTGAAAACGAGCTTGTACCATTCTTCAAGAGTGAGGATCCTAAAGAAATCTATTCATTCTTGAACAGAAAATTTACTAAGTATGCAAAGAGTAATGAATAA
- a CDS encoding PTS fructose transporter subunit IIB, translating into MFKILAACGAGVNSSHQIKDALETEMKNRGYDVQADAVMVKDITEDMLKDYDLFTPIAATDLGFTPSCPVIDAGPILYRMPAMAKPVYDQVEQAIKDSGKA; encoded by the coding sequence ATGTTTAAAATTTTAGCTGCTTGTGGTGCCGGAGTTAACTCAAGTCACCAAATCAAAGACGCTTTGGAAACAGAAATGAAGAACCGTGGATATGACGTTCAAGCCGATGCCGTTATGGTTAAGGATATTACAGAAGATATGTTAAAAGACTACGATCTATTCACACCAATCGCTGCCACAGATCTTGGATTTACACCAAGTTGCCCAGTTATTGATGCTGGTCCTATCCTATATAGAATGCCTGCTATGGCCAAACCTGTTTATGACCAAGTAGAACAAGCTATTAAGGACAGTGGCAAGGCATAA